A region from the Nonlabens sp. YIK11 genome encodes:
- the ybeY gene encoding rRNA maturation RNase YbeY: MIDFSYQKEFQLKHEQDHVRWLNKVADFHDATVDVLGYVFCDDEYVHSINLQHLNHDTYTDIITFDYGTDTVLEGEIYISVDRVEDNANDLEEDFDTELRRVMCHGLLHMIGYDDDTVEKKAKMRALENEALQMFHVKQ, translated from the coding sequence ATGATTGATTTTTCATACCAGAAAGAGTTCCAGTTAAAACATGAGCAGGATCACGTTCGATGGCTTAATAAAGTTGCCGATTTTCATGATGCTACTGTTGATGTTTTAGGGTATGTTTTTTGTGATGATGAGTACGTTCATTCCATCAACCTGCAACACTTAAACCACGATACCTATACTGATATTATCACGTTTGATTATGGAACAGATACTGTCCTTGAAGGTGAAATTTACATCAGTGTTGATAGAGTAGAAGATAATGCTAATGATTTAGAGGAGGATTTTGATACTGAGTTGCGCAGAGTAATGTGTCATGGTCTGCTTCATATGATAGGTTATGATGATGACACCGTAGAAAAGAAAGCAAAAATGCGAGCCTTAGAAAATGAAGCATTACAAATGTTTCACGTGAAACAATAG
- the mnmG gene encoding tRNA uridine-5-carboxymethylaminomethyl(34) synthesis enzyme MnmG, which yields MFQDKYDVIVVGAGHAGSEAAAVAANMGATTLLVTMNLQTIGQMSCNPAMGGIAKGQIVREIDALGGLSGIVSDNSAIQFKMLNKSKGPAMWSPRTQNDRMRFAEEWRKELEAIPTLDFYQEMVSGLIIEKGKVVGVKSSLGIEIRAKSVVLTNGTFLNGLIHIGEKQFGGGRAGERNSTGITEQLIDLGFESGRMKTGTPPRVDGRSLDYSKMSVQPGDDVVSKFSYTDRSSKLSRQRDCHMTYTSPLVHDLLREGFDRSPMFNGRIKSVGPRYCPSIEDKIDRFATKDRHQMFIEPEGWDTVEVYVNGFSTSLPEDVQFKALRSVVGFEKVKFFRPGYAIEYDYFPPTQLKHTLETKIIENLYFAGQINGTTGYEEAASQGMMAGINAVRKIREEEAFILRRDDAYIGVLIDDLITKGTEEPYRMFTSRAEYRTLLRQDNADLRLTPSAYKLGIVGEDRLRTVERKKEETEKMIQFFRNTSYSYPEMNELLEEKNSATVTQDDKLFKVFARPQIGMDDLRRFDEVENYIQEHDLSEDILEQVEVQVKYSGYINKEKENADKLNRLEDIKIPENFDFSKIQSISIEARQKLKAVQPVTISQASRISGVNPNDISVLLVHMGR from the coding sequence ATGTTCCAAGATAAATATGATGTAATTGTTGTGGGTGCTGGTCACGCTGGTAGCGAGGCTGCGGCCGTTGCGGCTAATATGGGTGCAACTACACTACTTGTTACCATGAATCTTCAAACGATAGGGCAGATGTCATGCAATCCCGCTATGGGCGGCATTGCAAAGGGTCAAATCGTTAGAGAAATTGACGCTTTAGGCGGACTAAGCGGTATTGTTAGTGATAACAGTGCGATACAATTTAAGATGCTTAATAAATCCAAGGGCCCAGCGATGTGGTCTCCACGCACCCAAAATGATCGTATGAGATTTGCCGAGGAATGGCGCAAAGAATTGGAAGCTATCCCAACCTTGGATTTTTATCAAGAGATGGTTTCTGGATTGATTATCGAAAAAGGTAAAGTGGTAGGTGTTAAATCTTCCTTGGGAATCGAGATAAGAGCTAAATCTGTAGTGTTGACAAACGGCACCTTTTTAAATGGGCTTATCCATATTGGTGAAAAGCAGTTTGGTGGAGGTAGAGCAGGAGAACGTAACAGTACTGGTATAACAGAACAGCTCATTGATTTAGGTTTTGAATCGGGTAGAATGAAAACGGGAACGCCGCCACGTGTGGATGGTAGGTCGTTGGACTATTCAAAAATGAGCGTTCAGCCTGGTGATGATGTGGTTTCCAAATTTAGTTATACGGACCGTTCTAGTAAACTTTCGCGACAGCGAGATTGCCACATGACCTACACGAGTCCATTAGTCCATGATTTGTTGCGGGAAGGTTTTGATCGCAGTCCAATGTTTAATGGTAGAATCAAAAGTGTTGGTCCTAGATATTGTCCATCCATCGAAGATAAAATTGACCGTTTTGCAACTAAGGATAGACATCAAATGTTTATTGAACCAGAAGGTTGGGATACCGTTGAGGTATATGTCAATGGCTTTAGTACGTCGTTGCCAGAAGATGTCCAGTTTAAAGCCTTACGTTCTGTCGTAGGTTTTGAGAAAGTGAAGTTTTTCCGTCCTGGGTATGCTATAGAATACGATTATTTCCCACCTACGCAATTAAAGCACACGCTGGAAACCAAGATTATCGAGAACCTGTATTTCGCAGGTCAGATCAATGGCACTACCGGTTATGAAGAGGCTGCCTCTCAAGGAATGATGGCCGGTATCAATGCGGTACGTAAAATAAGGGAAGAGGAAGCTTTTATTTTACGTAGGGATGATGCCTATATCGGAGTTCTTATTGATGACTTGATTACTAAAGGAACGGAAGAGCCTTATAGAATGTTTACCTCGCGAGCAGAATATAGAACGCTTTTGCGTCAGGATAATGCTGATTTACGTCTGACTCCATCTGCTTACAAATTAGGAATCGTAGGAGAAGATAGACTACGAACAGTAGAGCGCAAAAAAGAGGAAACTGAAAAAATGATTCAGTTTTTTAGAAATACCAGCTACAGTTATCCTGAAATGAATGAACTGTTGGAAGAGAAAAACTCGGCCACCGTGACTCAAGACGACAAGTTATTTAAGGTGTTTGCACGTCCACAAATCGGCATGGATGACTTGAGAAGATTTGATGAGGTCGAGAATTATATTCAAGAGCATGATCTTAGTGAGGATATTCTGGAACAAGTAGAAGTACAAGTCAAATATTCTGGTTACATAAATAAAGAGAAAGAGAACGCTGATAAATTGAATCGACTAGAAGATATCAAGATTCCAGAGAACTTTGATTTCAGCAAAATTCAGTCTATTTCTATAGAGGCGCGCCAAAAGTTGAAGGCGGTTCAGCCCGTAACTATTTCTCAAGCCTCTAGAATTTCTGGCGTAAACCCTAATGACATTTCAGTTTTATTGGTTCACATGGGCCGATAG
- a CDS encoding class I SAM-dependent methyltransferase, whose product MIKKTDLYLETRDHFLTQKRFEISKTSIEGLLITTPQPRNLDKYYDTSEYLSHDDSNNSLFASLYRFARKLNIKSKFKLISKFDAGGRILDVGAGNGELVKYLVQERLDAQGYEPSELARKVAYQKGVRLLDHLPVRNKQHYQVIQMFHVLEHVKDPQKLLEDLYSMLTDDGILIIALPNYESLDAKIFKSFWAGYDVPRHLYHFNEKGISNFTSSKFNLIEKRPMWFDSFYVSILSARYKRLPLAFLCGIFIGICSNIMSLLSSEPSSRIYVFKKSK is encoded by the coding sequence ATGATTAAAAAAACCGATTTATATTTAGAGACGCGTGATCATTTCTTAACCCAAAAGAGGTTTGAAATAAGTAAAACTTCCATAGAAGGTTTGTTAATCACAACGCCACAACCTAGAAATCTGGATAAGTATTATGACACCTCAGAATACTTATCCCATGATGATTCCAATAATTCATTATTTGCAAGTTTATATCGCTTTGCGCGAAAACTGAACATCAAGTCAAAATTTAAACTCATTTCTAAATTTGATGCTGGTGGTCGTATTCTCGATGTAGGTGCAGGAAATGGAGAGCTGGTTAAGTATCTAGTTCAAGAACGACTAGACGCTCAAGGCTATGAGCCAAGTGAATTAGCTCGAAAAGTTGCCTATCAAAAAGGAGTGCGGTTATTAGACCATTTGCCGGTTCGTAACAAACAACATTATCAGGTCATCCAAATGTTTCATGTACTGGAACATGTAAAAGATCCTCAAAAATTATTGGAAGATCTTTACTCGATGTTGACCGATGACGGCATTTTAATAATTGCATTGCCCAACTATGAAAGTCTGGACGCAAAGATTTTTAAAAGCTTTTGGGCAGGATATGATGTTCCCAGACACTTATATCATTTCAATGAAAAAGGGATTTCCAATTTTACTTCATCAAAATTCAATCTTATAGAAAAGCGACCTATGTGGTTCGATAGTTTTTACGTGTCCATACTTTCGGCACGATATAAAAGACTACCGCTGGCGTTTCTATGTGGGATTTTTATTGGAATCTGCTCAAATATCATGAGCTTACTCTCTTCAGAGCCTTCTTCAAGGATTTACGTCTTCAAAAAATCAAAATAA
- a CDS encoding ATP-binding protein, with protein sequence MQEHDIIGLEHLKKHLQTTVANNRIAHAQLFVGPSGSGALPLAHYYANLILCKQGDQVCDKRVHDLSHPDLHFAYPVASTSKSSTKPVSDDFASEWRQFLQSNPYGAMEDWYQLADIEKKSCEIRVHEATDISRKLSLKSYEGGAKVCIIWGAEFLNTAASNKLLKLIEEPPGGTVLILLTENENLILNTIRSRCQVLHIPKLSTTAIAKALQNEKQISENQAYIAARQSNGSYGRALKLVENDSEDVLFEEWFVHWVRTAFSAKGKPSAITGLIEWAETIAAVNRETQKRFLNFALELFRQAMLLNYRAESAVYFETKTGFDLSKFAAFIDGHRLTEISESFETALMHIDRKANAKIVFTDLSIGMTKILHKKA encoded by the coding sequence ATGCAGGAGCACGATATCATAGGACTGGAACATCTTAAAAAACACTTGCAGACCACTGTTGCAAACAACCGCATTGCACATGCGCAGCTGTTTGTGGGACCTTCTGGTAGTGGTGCGTTGCCATTAGCCCATTATTATGCTAATTTGATTTTATGTAAGCAAGGTGATCAAGTATGTGACAAAAGGGTGCACGATCTTTCACATCCAGACCTTCACTTTGCCTATCCAGTCGCCAGCACTTCAAAATCTTCTACAAAACCGGTTTCTGATGACTTTGCTTCGGAATGGCGGCAATTTTTACAATCCAATCCCTATGGAGCTATGGAGGATTGGTACCAATTGGCAGACATTGAGAAGAAATCCTGTGAGATTAGGGTGCATGAAGCCACTGACATAAGTCGTAAACTGAGTCTTAAATCCTATGAAGGTGGCGCCAAAGTCTGCATTATTTGGGGTGCAGAGTTCCTAAATACGGCCGCTTCCAATAAACTATTGAAGCTCATTGAAGAACCACCAGGTGGCACCGTTCTTATTTTATTGACTGAAAATGAGAATCTTATACTTAACACCATTAGGTCTCGCTGTCAGGTGTTGCACATTCCAAAACTATCTACTACCGCTATTGCGAAAGCTTTACAAAACGAAAAGCAGATTAGCGAAAATCAAGCCTATATTGCTGCTAGACAGTCCAATGGCAGCTACGGTCGCGCGCTAAAACTCGTTGAAAACGATAGTGAAGACGTGCTTTTTGAAGAGTGGTTTGTCCATTGGGTACGCACCGCATTTAGTGCCAAAGGGAAACCTAGCGCAATTACAGGTCTCATTGAATGGGCCGAAACGATTGCCGCGGTAAACCGAGAAACACAAAAGCGCTTTTTAAACTTTGCCCTAGAATTGTTCAGGCAAGCGATGTTGCTTAATTACCGTGCAGAGAGTGCTGTATATTTTGAAACCAAAACCGGATTTGATTTGTCAAAATTCGCTGCTTTTATTGACGGTCATAGACTAACCGAAATAAGCGAGAGTTTTGAAACGGCATTAATGCATATCGATAGAAAAGCTAATGCAAAAATTGTATTCACGGATTTGAGCATAGGTATGACTAAAATCCTACACAAAAAGGCCTAA
- a CDS encoding phosphoglycerate kinase — protein MKIDQISFENKTALIRVDFNVPLNEDLKVTDTTRIQAAKDTIIHVLEHGGSVVLMSHLGRPDGTVQDKYSLKHIVDTASDILGVQVQFIEESTGEAVREKAKNLHPGEVLMIENLRFHKEETDGDEEFAKQLAQLGDVYINDAFGTAHRAHASTTVVAQFFEEKCYGKLMSKEIDSLNKVLETPTKPVIAILGGAKVSSKITVIENILEKVDHLILAGGMAYTFIKAKGGNIGDSLVEEDKQELALEILKKAEELNTKIHLPVDSITADAFSEQATRDVAPIDNIPDGWMGLDIGEQSRKQFAEVIKNCKTILWNGPAGVFEMEPFSHGTIALGDAVAEATANGAFSLVGGGDSVSAVKQFGFENKVSYVSTGGGAMLEMLEGKTLPGIKAIQE, from the coding sequence ATGAAAATAGATCAAATATCTTTCGAAAATAAAACCGCACTCATTAGAGTGGATTTCAATGTGCCTCTTAATGAGGACTTAAAGGTGACTGACACCACTCGTATTCAGGCTGCAAAAGACACCATCATCCATGTGTTGGAACATGGCGGATCTGTAGTTCTGATGTCACACCTGGGAAGACCGGATGGAACGGTTCAGGATAAATATTCCTTGAAACATATTGTGGACACGGCATCTGATATTTTAGGTGTACAAGTACAATTTATTGAAGAAAGCACTGGAGAAGCGGTAAGGGAAAAAGCTAAAAACCTACATCCTGGTGAGGTTTTGATGATTGAAAACCTAAGATTCCATAAAGAGGAAACAGACGGTGATGAAGAATTTGCAAAACAACTTGCTCAATTAGGTGATGTTTACATCAACGACGCTTTTGGAACGGCTCACAGAGCACATGCATCGACCACCGTTGTAGCACAGTTTTTTGAAGAAAAATGTTACGGTAAACTCATGTCCAAAGAGATTGATAGCCTTAATAAAGTACTTGAAACACCTACAAAACCAGTAATTGCCATTTTAGGTGGTGCCAAGGTCTCTTCTAAAATCACGGTAATTGAAAACATCTTGGAAAAAGTGGATCACTTGATTCTTGCTGGTGGTATGGCTTATACATTCATCAAGGCCAAAGGTGGAAATATAGGCGACTCGCTAGTGGAAGAAGACAAGCAGGAACTAGCGTTAGAAATTCTTAAAAAGGCCGAAGAGCTGAATACAAAAATCCACTTGCCGGTTGACTCTATTACAGCAGATGCCTTTTCTGAGCAGGCCACTCGCGATGTGGCACCTATCGACAACATTCCTGACGGTTGGATGGGACTGGACATAGGCGAGCAATCCAGAAAGCAATTTGCTGAAGTAATTAAAAACTGCAAGACCATCTTGTGGAATGGTCCAGCAGGTGTTTTTGAAATGGAACCTTTTTCTCATGGAACGATCGCATTGGGAGATGCCGTAGCAGAGGCTACCGCAAACGGTGCGTTTTCTCTCGTAGGTGGTGGTGATTCGGTGAGTGCCGTAAAGCAATTTGGATTTGAAAACAAGGTAAGTTATGTCTCTACCGGCGGCGGCGCGATGCTAGAAATGCTGGAAGGAAAAACTTTACCAGGAATTAAAGCCATCCAAGAGTAA
- a CDS encoding LysM peptidoglycan-binding domain-containing protein: MNRIKKVSLCVLGCSMFAATAQQPAVETVLKDTIQIKQLEGNLEIQPVKASDTLGMATFPEVDTYDQRFQELLYSHDGFEYMFDREDEVEDMDLSDVELSTDTLKARLQRINQGTPFQIDYNPILENLIKKKLKYNRVYLERIMTLSDYYFPLFEEQLDRFDVPLEMKYLAIVESALDPKIKSRVGATGLWQFMLPTGRLMGLEVDSYVDERMDPMKSTIAACKYLNKLYDIYEDWDLALAAYNSGAGNVNKAIRRSGGRKNYWNLRPYLPRETADYVPQFQAMMYLYTYAAEHGFKPQRPSRLMMGTDTVLVKKKIHFDHIAQALDVDTEMIQYYNPSYKLDIIPVIEGKPHYLRLPKDQIASFVGNEEKVYAFAKAESEKAEKPDPNLLVPQSSITYTVRKGDYLGKIANKYRVNVSQIKRWNGLRSNNLKIGQRLKIMTRGSVATTASTSSTYKVKSGDSLWEIGKKHGVSVAQLKKLNPDKTSTLKPGMTLNLK; the protein is encoded by the coding sequence ATGAATAGAATCAAAAAAGTATCTCTATGCGTTTTGGGCTGTTCCATGTTTGCGGCAACCGCACAACAGCCGGCCGTTGAAACCGTACTCAAGGACACGATTCAAATAAAACAACTGGAAGGTAACCTTGAGATCCAACCGGTAAAAGCCAGTGATACCTTGGGAATGGCAACGTTCCCAGAGGTTGACACCTATGACCAGCGATTTCAAGAACTCTTGTACAGTCACGATGGTTTTGAATATATGTTTGACCGAGAAGACGAGGTTGAGGACATGGATTTGAGTGATGTTGAATTGTCAACGGACACGCTTAAGGCTAGGTTGCAGCGTATCAATCAGGGCACACCGTTCCAGATAGATTACAACCCTATACTTGAGAACCTTATCAAGAAAAAGCTCAAGTATAATCGTGTTTACCTAGAACGCATCATGACCTTGAGCGATTATTATTTTCCACTGTTTGAAGAACAGCTGGATCGATTTGATGTGCCTCTAGAAATGAAGTATCTCGCGATTGTAGAGAGCGCTCTGGACCCTAAGATCAAAAGTAGGGTAGGAGCGACAGGATTGTGGCAGTTCATGTTGCCTACGGGACGCTTGATGGGTCTTGAGGTTGATTCTTACGTGGATGAGCGTATGGACCCTATGAAATCTACCATTGCAGCCTGTAAATATCTTAACAAGCTCTATGACATTTATGAGGATTGGGATCTGGCGCTTGCCGCCTATAACAGCGGTGCTGGAAATGTCAACAAGGCGATACGACGCAGCGGTGGCCGCAAGAACTATTGGAACCTGAGACCTTATTTACCACGTGAAACGGCAGACTACGTGCCACAGTTTCAAGCGATGATGTACTTGTACACCTATGCTGCAGAACATGGATTCAAGCCACAACGTCCATCCAGATTGATGATGGGAACTGATACAGTGCTGGTCAAGAAAAAGATTCACTTTGACCACATTGCACAGGCTTTGGATGTGGATACAGAAATGATTCAATATTACAACCCGAGTTATAAACTGGATATCATCCCAGTGATTGAAGGAAAGCCGCATTATTTAAGACTTCCTAAGGATCAAATCGCTTCGTTTGTGGGCAATGAGGAGAAAGTGTACGCTTTCGCGAAAGCGGAATCTGAAAAAGCAGAAAAGCCAGACCCTAATCTATTGGTGCCTCAATCCAGCATTACTTACACGGTGCGAAAGGGTGATTATTTGGGTAAAATCGCCAATAAATATAGGGTAAACGTGAGCCAAATCAAAAGATGGAACGGTTTACGCAGCAATAATCTGAAAATAGGCCAGCGCCTTAAGATCATGACACGTGGCTCGGTCGCCACAACGGCATCGACTAGCAGCACGTACAAGGTTAAAAGTGGTGATAGTCTATGGGAAATAGGTAAGAAGCACGGTGTTAGTGTGGCGCAGCTCAAAAAGCTCAACCCTGACAAAACATCAACCCTTAAGCCTGGAATGACTCTCAACTTAAAGTAA
- a CDS encoding DUF4837 family protein, with amino-acid sequence MKYYIYLLLSLIMISCNEKSVRINDSAGKLNDILVVIDSDNWDGQIGDSIRAVLARPIDGIVREEPMFTLNQVKPESFSGMLKKSRNYLFIQKSDSTGVAIRKDKYAMPQLGVIVRGPNTQAIATAISDNADDIINIFNDSEIAEKQRLIKQVQLNTDGIKDRFGIVITVPQAYFEAKREDPDFVWLRRPIPEGTMDIMIYEVPLNEINRDSTVAQDIVRVRDSIGSRKIPVDNGTFLTEPAFSPFVNETQIDGKFAFETKGTWYVKNKFMAGPFVNYAVYNESKENWLIIEGYVSAPNAEQRNYLFELDAILKSIDFVNLE; translated from the coding sequence ATGAAATATTATATCTATTTATTATTGTCTTTAATCATGATTTCTTGTAATGAGAAATCGGTACGTATTAATGACAGTGCCGGTAAACTTAACGATATACTGGTCGTTATTGACAGTGATAATTGGGACGGTCAGATAGGCGACAGCATAAGAGCAGTTCTCGCGAGACCTATTGATGGTATTGTACGTGAGGAGCCTATGTTTACGCTCAATCAGGTAAAACCAGAGTCGTTTAGCGGCATGCTTAAAAAATCCCGTAACTACCTGTTTATTCAAAAATCAGACAGTACTGGTGTTGCGATAAGAAAGGATAAATATGCGATGCCTCAGTTGGGCGTTATCGTTAGAGGACCCAACACACAAGCCATTGCTACGGCTATAAGCGACAATGCAGACGATATCATCAACATTTTTAATGACAGCGAGATTGCGGAAAAACAGCGTCTTATAAAGCAAGTGCAACTAAATACAGACGGTATTAAAGATCGATTTGGCATTGTGATTACTGTACCCCAAGCGTATTTTGAAGCAAAACGAGAAGATCCTGATTTTGTTTGGCTTAGACGTCCGATACCGGAAGGAACCATGGACATCATGATTTATGAAGTTCCTTTAAATGAAATTAACAGAGACAGCACAGTAGCACAGGATATTGTTAGAGTAAGAGACTCTATAGGCAGTAGAAAAATTCCAGTAGATAACGGGACGTTTCTAACAGAGCCTGCGTTTTCTCCTTTTGTAAATGAAACGCAGATCGATGGCAAGTTTGCCTTTGAAACTAAGGGAACTTGGTATGTCAAAAATAAATTTATGGCGGGTCCTTTTGTGAACTATGCCGTATACAACGAATCCAAAGAGAACTGGCTTATTATAGAAGGATACGTATCTGCTCCTAATGCAGAACAGCGCAACTATCTTTTTGAGCTGGATGCCATATTGAAGAGCATTGATTTTGTGAACCTAGAGTAA
- the tatA gene encoding twin-arginine translocase TatA/TatE family subunit produces the protein MITGFILGMFGVWQVVLIVLVLVLLFGGKKIPELMRGLGGGIKEFKDATKEDEKEDSTKGINSK, from the coding sequence ATGATAACTGGTTTTATTTTGGGAATGTTCGGCGTGTGGCAGGTAGTTCTTATCGTGCTGGTTTTGGTACTGCTTTTTGGCGGTAAAAAAATACCCGAATTGATGCGCGGTCTAGGCGGCGGTATCAAAGAATTCAAGGATGCCACTAAAGAAGATGAAAAAGAAGATTCTACTAAAGGAATCAATTCTAAGTAA
- a CDS encoding M23 family metallopeptidase, which translates to MEKPKKKYKGKWRNHYRLVVLNDDTFEERFSLKLTRLNVFTVTLVSAVLLVGLTTFFIAFTPIREFIPGYSSSEVRNETTALLRETDSLKAKLALNEQQYSRIKMVLSGDITSEEYARIDSIAQVETTISLSDFAPSKEDSLLREEVAREDKYNLIEGAKARTNFVFFNPLKGKISNGYNPKEKHYGVDVTAAVNTPIKAAAAGTVIFSGWSAETGYTILLEHSYGLLTVYKHCGTLTKSQNDKVLAGEVIASVGNTGELTNGPHLHFELWSDGYALDPINFINFE; encoded by the coding sequence ATGGAAAAACCTAAAAAGAAATACAAAGGCAAGTGGCGCAATCATTATAGGCTTGTGGTGCTTAATGACGATACCTTTGAAGAGCGTTTTAGCCTTAAGCTTACCAGGCTTAATGTATTCACGGTAACTTTAGTAAGCGCCGTTTTGCTAGTAGGGCTTACCACCTTTTTTATTGCATTTACACCTATCCGTGAATTTATTCCAGGTTATTCCAGCAGTGAGGTGCGCAATGAAACCACCGCTCTGCTTAGAGAAACAGACTCCCTTAAAGCAAAGCTGGCCTTGAATGAGCAGCAATACAGCCGTATAAAAATGGTGTTGAGTGGTGATATCACCAGCGAGGAATATGCTCGCATTGACAGCATTGCACAGGTGGAAACTACCATATCCTTATCAGATTTTGCACCTAGCAAAGAGGATAGCCTGCTACGGGAAGAAGTCGCTCGCGAGGATAAATACAACCTGATTGAAGGCGCAAAAGCCAGAACCAACTTTGTCTTTTTTAATCCATTAAAGGGTAAGATTTCAAACGGTTACAACCCAAAAGAAAAACATTACGGTGTTGACGTCACCGCAGCGGTCAATACACCTATCAAGGCCGCAGCAGCTGGAACGGTCATCTTCTCAGGCTGGAGCGCAGAAACCGGTTACACCATTTTGCTGGAGCATTCCTATGGACTGCTCACCGTCTATAAACATTGCGGTACTCTTACTAAAAGCCAAAACGATAAAGTCCTGGCCGGTGAGGTCATTGCCAGTGTGGGCAATACCGGCGAACTCACAAATGGTCCGCATCTACATTTTGAGCTTTGGAGTGATGGCTATGCGCTGGATCCCATCAACTTTATAAATTTCGAGTAA
- a CDS encoding GH3 auxin-responsive promoter family protein, whose protein sequence is MSIKSIAAKVFAATVHKKTQKWASNPVKSQQKVFHDLLKMAGDTAFAKAHSFSNIKTHQDFINQVPIRDYEQLKPFVDRVVAGEEDVLWPGKPLYFAKTSGTTSGAKYIPLTKESMPEHIKAARNAILSYIHETGNSRFVDGKMIFLQGSPELEEKNGIQLGRLSGIVAHFVPDYLQRNRMPSWETNCIEDWETKVEAVIDETLRENMTVISGIPSWLQMYFERIVARTGKKVGEVFPNLELLIYGGVNFEPYKAKFDSLIGRPINSIELFPASEGFFAYQDEQTEKGMLLLLDAGIFYEFIPADQFHDENPLRLTIGEVEIGVNYVMIISTTAGLWAYDLGDTIAFTSTDPYRVVVTGRIKHYISASGEHVIGKEVEEAMKAAISHTNLVVNEFTVAPQLDPPAGELPFHEWFVEMDTAPDKAQLKAFAAQLDREMREQNSYYDDLIKGKVLQPLQIQVLKTGAFKEYMKSIGKLGGQNKLPRLSNDRKIAGLLTGKVIN, encoded by the coding sequence ATGTCCATTAAGTCCATTGCAGCAAAGGTTTTTGCGGCTACTGTCCACAAAAAAACCCAAAAATGGGCGAGCAACCCAGTCAAATCACAGCAAAAGGTTTTTCATGATTTGCTCAAAATGGCTGGAGATACCGCTTTCGCGAAAGCGCACTCTTTCTCCAACATAAAAACACATCAAGACTTCATTAATCAAGTACCCATACGCGATTATGAGCAGCTGAAGCCCTTTGTCGATCGAGTAGTGGCCGGAGAAGAAGACGTTTTATGGCCGGGCAAGCCACTCTATTTTGCTAAAACTTCTGGAACTACCAGCGGTGCCAAATACATACCGCTGACCAAGGAATCCATGCCAGAGCACATAAAGGCCGCTCGCAATGCGATCTTGAGTTACATTCATGAGACTGGCAACTCGAGGTTTGTGGATGGAAAAATGATCTTTCTTCAAGGCAGCCCAGAACTTGAAGAAAAAAACGGAATACAACTGGGACGCTTAAGCGGTATCGTCGCTCATTTTGTACCAGATTACCTGCAACGCAATCGCATGCCCAGCTGGGAAACTAACTGCATTGAGGACTGGGAAACAAAGGTTGAGGCCGTGATTGACGAGACCTTAAGGGAAAACATGACGGTAATCTCTGGAATTCCCAGCTGGTTGCAAATGTATTTTGAACGTATCGTGGCGAGAACCGGTAAGAAAGTAGGCGAGGTTTTCCCAAATCTAGAATTATTGATTTATGGTGGCGTCAACTTTGAGCCCTATAAAGCAAAATTTGATTCTCTAATAGGACGACCTATAAATAGTATCGAGCTCTTCCCAGCCAGCGAAGGGTTTTTTGCCTATCAGGACGAACAAACCGAAAAAGGAATGCTCCTACTGCTGGATGCGGGAATTTTCTACGAGTTCATCCCAGCAGATCAATTCCACGACGAGAACCCACTAAGGTTAACAATTGGTGAAGTAGAAATTGGTGTCAATTATGTGATGATCATATCAACTACCGCAGGCTTATGGGCGTATGATCTAGGTGACACCATAGCTTTTACTTCAACAGATCCGTATCGGGTAGTGGTAACAGGAAGAATCAAGCATTACATTAGTGCCAGCGGTGAGCATGTGATAGGGAAAGAGGTAGAAGAAGCGATGAAAGCTGCTATATCACATACAAACTTAGTCGTTAATGAATTTACGGTAGCACCACAACTGGATCCACCAGCTGGTGAGCTGCCATTTCACGAGTGGTTTGTCGAGATGGACACCGCACCAGATAAAGCACAACTTAAAGCATTTGCCGCCCAGCTAGACCGCGAAATGCGTGAGCAAAACAGTTATTACGACGACCTTATTAAAGGAAAAGTGCTACAACCGCTACAGATTCAAGTACTCAAAACAGGTGCTTTCAAGGAGTATATGAAAAGCATCGGCAAATTAGGCGGTCAAAACAAACTGCCGAGACTATCCAACGATAGGAAGATTGCTGGATTGCTAACAGGAAAAGTAATTAATTAA